CTGGACTGTAGGGGCCATGCTTCTGGCTGCCGATGCGCTCGCCGGATTAACGCCAGCGAGCGAGCTGTTTACATCGGTGCGCCTGCCCCTAAATGCGGCGCAGGATTCCCAGGGTGTCGACAGTTTCGACGAGCTCGAATTGAGCGGAAGCCAGGGCTAGTTTGTAAATATCGTAGGGCGCCTGGCCGCCATCGGCGGGGTCCGGGAAAATGTCGTGGATCGCCAGGTAGCCACCGGGCACGATATGGCGGGACCAGCTGCGATAATCGGTCATGGCCGCTTCCAGGGAGTGGCCGCCGTCAATAAATACGAGACCCAAAGGGGTATTCCAGCAGCGTGCAGCTGTTGCGGAGGGGGCGACGACGGGAACAACCCAGTCATCCAATTCAGCCGCGCGAATATTCGCGCGGAAAGTGCGAAAACTGTCCATTAAATTGGCCTGGCCATCAAACAGTTCGGGATCGTGATACTCCTCTCCGGGCTGGTGCTCTTCAGATCCTCGATGGTGGTCCACGGCGAACAGGACGTTATCGGTCAGCTTACAGGCACTGGCCAAGTAAATTGATGATTTGCCGCAGT
This DNA window, taken from Microbulbifer sp. VAAF005, encodes the following:
- a CDS encoding class I SAM-dependent methyltransferase, whose protein sequence is MSLNLPIDIRAIKGFLAAHEGEALYHLAAEASSLGPCLEVGSYCGKSSIYLASACKLTDNVLFAVDHHRGSEEHQPGEEYHDPELFDGQANLMDSFRTFRANIRAAELDDWVVPVVAPSATAARCWNTPLGLVFIDGGHSLEAAMTDYRSWSRHIVPGGYLAIHDIFPDPADGGQAPYDIYKLALASAQFELVETVDTLGILRRI